A single genomic interval of Helianthus annuus cultivar XRQ/B chromosome 13, HanXRQr2.0-SUNRISE, whole genome shotgun sequence harbors:
- the LOC110897729 gene encoding probable trehalose-phosphate phosphatase C: MDSLLKMGGRVASRLYDAMGLKPRPQSESMSKSKHDHAEGGYTTTGEPVAVAVDQSYISWLRERPSALSSFNRMINVAKGKQIVVFLDYDGTLSPIVSDPECAFMSDQMRAAVRDVSNCFPTAIISGRSREKVYDFVKLDGVYYSGSHGMDTIGPAQKNNNYDKNYQQRSFDNEGREFIVFQPAQDFLPAVKKMLTEVKERTQNIPGVAIEDNRFCLSVHYRHVKDEDYGRLEKQVNLMLADHADFHLTRGKKVLEIRPSIKWNKGDALKYLLETLGFHDSGDVFPIYIGDDKTDEDAFKVLRERGEGYPIIVSSAPRDTVALYSLHNPSEVQLFLTRLSKWGSDNAATTHRQ, from the exons ATGGACTCCTTGCTTAAG ATGGGGGGACGTGTGGCTTCAAGGCTTTACGATGCAATGGGATTGAAACCGAGACCTCAGTCTGAATCCATGTCAAAATCCAAACATGATCATGCGGAAGGTGGCTACACTACAACTGGTGAACCAGTTGCGGTTGCGGTTGATCAAAGTTATATTTCTTGGTTG AGAGAACGCCCTTCGGCTCTTAGCTCGTTTAATCGAATGATCAATGTGGCAAAGGGGAAGCAAATAGTCGTCTTCTTAGACTATGATGGTACATTATCACCCATCGTGAGTGATCCCGAGTGTGCCTTCATGTCTGATCAG ATGCGTGCAGCAGTACGTGACGTCTCTAATTGCTTTCCAACAGCCATTATCAGTGGCAGGAGTCGCGAAAAG GTTTATGATTTTGTTAAGTTAGATGGGGTGTACTACTCAGGGAGTCATGGGATGGATACTATAGGACCGgcccaaaaaaataataattatgatAAAAACTATCAACAAAGAAGCTTTGATAATGAG GGGAGGGAATTCATCGTCTTCCAACCCGCTCAAGATTTTCTGCCTGCTGTTAAGAAG ATGTTAACTGAAGTTAAGGAAAGAACACAAAACATACCAGGTGTGGCAATCGAGGATAATAGGTTTTGTCTTTCTGTTCACTACCGCCATGTTAAGGACGAG GATTATGGAAGACTTGAAAAACAAGTCAACTTGATGCTTGCGGACCATGCGGATTTTCACTTGACAAGGGGCAAAAAGGTGTTGGAGATTCGCCCGTCGATTAAATGGAACAAAGGGGATGCTCTCAAGTATTTACTCGAAACTTTAGGCTTTCACGACTCTGGTGATGTCTTCCCGATATACATAGGAGATGATAAAACAGACGAAGACGCTTTCAAG GTTTTAAGGGAAAGAGGCGAAGGATATCCGATAATAGTATCATCGGCACCAAGAGACACAGTGGCTTTGTACTCGCTTCACAATCCATCGGAGGTACaattgttcttgacccgtttaaGCAAATGGGGTTCTGACAATGCCGCCACCACCCATCGCCAGTAA